The Topomyia yanbarensis strain Yona2022 chromosome 3, ASM3024719v1, whole genome shotgun sequence nucleotide sequence GGTACTCTATAGCAGTTCCAGTTCCAGCTCCACATGGATATGGTGAACATCGGTTGAGCTTCAAAATAACGGGAATCTTGCCCGCTTCTGGctcgtttcaattttaatttgctcaatgtatattattgtacaaaaaaaattacataaaaataattctatTACACAATTCGATCCCAAGTCCTTTAGATCACATGTTTCGGACGACACCATCTGGACTATATTTCTGCTTTGCACCAACAGTAAAACTGGTGATCACAACAAATATGTCAAGGTTCACTTGATTGAAGGTTCAGATCGCCGGGTAGCCAGAgacagtacaattttcataaccttcagggcaacgaaagtttaattttgcaataactcatgaaccagttgtcatagctatgaactgtctttagaagaagttgttctacTTGACTGAATCTATAGAATGTAGCATACAATGTATTTTTCAGGTGCACCTAGcggcatatttatgaatttaatgaaaatgtattattttctcatagtaaactccatacaaacttagaatcatttgtgctaaaacatgCTCCAACAGATTTGATTCAGATTTGGCGTAGGAGGTCGTTGAAGAATtacgaatttttctaacttggttctgcggtatttaatttttttcatacatcctcGTGCCACCCTAACATACATACATGTTCTATcggattccctatctacattaGACCGACTTACGATTATAAAGCATCGACGGAACAACCAAACTTCGAGCTATGGTTAATTCAACTCCGACAGTCATCCAAGGACTGATTTCAGGTAAACCATCTTTTTTACTACACTTTATTTATTCAGTATTTATAATATTCCGGTTGAACACGCAGACTTTCCGAAGACAGTGGTTATAACACCTTTTGGCTTCCGAAAGCCGTTCGAACTCTTCATTGCCAGTAAAAAACTCGATTATGTGCGATCAAGAGAACGACCCGCAGTTGAAGATATTGCTTATAGGTGTAACAGCCTTTGAAAGGTTGTCGTTATCTGCTGATCATTTCATCTACAGAAAAGTCAGTGAAATAGAGAGCAATAACAGTCGATATGGGCAACACATGAAGCGAAGagcagaaatataaaaaagtaataaaatattacgaaaacgaattttatttttgattgtcCCCGTGTTAGATTCCCACAAAAGGAATATTTTTCCAGTCCAGCAAACATTTTTTGCAGAAGTTCGAACAAGAAAACGTAGATAGGTTCCACAGAGAAGGGCCCAACAGTAATATCAAACTTACCTCCAACAATTGCGTCGCCATTAGCTCCTGTCGCAAATCGTCGCCACACTTGACGATTGCCGAAAGTAGCCGCCAATTTGGCAAGTGACCGTAGGGCGAGCTCTCACGGATCTGTTTCTCCTTTTCGTGCCAGGGTTCCTGTTCAATTGCAACCAATGTTATTTCCTGAAACTTCATCTATGCAATAGACATGACAAAACGTACCTTCAGAATGGCAGCCGAAGGATCATCCGGATCAAAGCTGAATGGTTTTGTGTTCTCAGAGTTCAAGTTGGCACATTGGCGATTTCGCTCTTCGTCTACGTTGAAGAGAACTGGGGCTCCTGAAAGGTACATTTTGAATTACTTCTCCGTAAACGACTCACTACAATAAAGTTACTCACCATGATCCCGCGAATCATAGGAATCCATCGAAATCTGTGAAATAGCGTCCCGCTCGGACAGGGTCTTGTGTAGATTCAGGTATTGCGCCGTTATTTCGTCATCTTCCGCCGACCACACGTCATCATCCGTCAAGCTATAGTCGCACATTCCTCCTAGCATTCCCCACGTTAAACTAGGTGTCGACAATTCTCCCGACGAACAATCAGATATCTTCGAATCTCGCTGGTTAGGATCCGCTGTCCCGTTCGGTTTGTTTCCGCTGTCCAAACGTTCCTCACTCTTGGTATGCCTCAGCGTGGGCATCAGTTTCGGAATGACGGGGGACGTGTAAATGTCGTTCACCTCGACAACCTCCACGTAGATAATGTAGGGAGTTTTATCCTTAGAATTAAGGACAGCCGTTTTCTCTTCAGTTATCCGTACCACGTGATGTGGTGTCTCGGAATGTAGTGGAAGCCAAACACGCGCTGGAAGATTCTTGTTAATCAAGTTGAGGAGTATTCGTAGTCGGGCTGTTTTCTCGATTTTGGTCTGCAGAACGGTCAACATTCGACCGATGTCGATTAGAGATTTCATAAACTCCTTCTGTGGGACTAACTTCGGGGCTCCACAATAGCATACGGTCTGTTGTCCGAGCAGATCATTCACCGCGCCACGAACGGATTCGAAGCATAAACAACCATTGTCGAAGGCGCGTCCGCTGCTTAGATCCCCGAGACTAAGAGGTCTGGAAGGGGCCGGAAAGACGATAGGATTTAGCGTTAGTGATCCCATCAGACCGGTTGCATCCGATTGGGATCGATGATGAGTCTTTTTCGACGCATCCATCACAGAATCCATCGGTGGCCTGAGGTTTTGCTTTCGTTCGCGCCTTGGATACAATTCTCTTAGCAGTGTCAAATGCTTCCGAGTGGAATTGTTTCCCTTGCCCATGTTGAAGTTGTAGGCTTCTAGCAACCAAATACACCGCAGGGAAAAATCTACGGACTGTCGACATCGGTAGACAAGATAAGGATCCAGCACTTCAGACAGTTCCTCGATCTGCATGTACATAATAATCAGCTGTGGGATGTACAGGTCGACTTCGACGTCGGGGAAGCTGAAAATTTTGTTGCCAATAAAACTAAGGACGCCTGGTTCTGTGGAGTAAAACAGGTAATGGACGGCAAAGTGTATGTTGAAAACCGGCGATTCGAAAAACCTCAGCAGACCACTTTGGCCCCGTTCGTCTGTGATGTGAGGTTCGatgattttcttcggattgggGCATGTCGCTACGGCTATTCCTGGTGCTTTTAGTGAACTGGTGGACGACGATTTCGAAAGACTCTTGAAGCCGATCTTTGGCGACGGTTGCACATCCGGGGACAGCAGATTGTTTGTGTTACTACTACCGCCGCTACTACTGCTACTGTTGTTGGCGTTTGATCCAGTTGAACTGCAACCGGCGTTGTTGGTTTCCTTGGTCTTCGTTCGCGATCGTAAAACATTAAATTCGCGCTTCTTGGAAATTTCCGTCGGTGATTTGACCTTTTCCTCTTCCTTCTCCTTATTTTTTGCACTCTTCTTCTCGTGATTATCGATGATGCTTTGCGCCGTTCGAAAAATGGCATTTTTGGTGGCGCCGAAAAAGTTCCGAAATATGATTTCGTTCTTTTGATCACTTTTTTGGCTACTGGTACTTGGCACAACAGAATTCGTACTGGTCGTCGCTGAAACATCCTTCGTCTCAGCCAACGGCGTTGTCAAATCACCATCATCCAGGATGGTCTTGTCTTCACCCACAACGGGTGTAATTGCGTCAATTTCATCCTCACCGGTCGCCTCATCGCCACCGTCCGTCAGATCATCCTCGTACTCGATAGGAACGCAAATCTTCTCCATCATGATGGCGGCCTTGTTCATGTTTTGCTCACGATAGCGAATCTTATCGCTAACGATGCCATCGGTGGATGATGTCGATCCACTACCGCTACCAACCTCGACAGATTTCGCGCTACGGTTGTCCTTTTCCTTCATACTGCCGCTATTGCTTGCACCCGCCGAACCGGACAGTGTTAGCGGATAGAAGCACAGATCGGCTTGTAGCATCCGGTACTCTTCGTCCATCGAGGTTGTCTCGAGGATTTCGATGCACTCCTCTTCGGAGGGGTCGATTTCACCCGAGTCGAGGCTTTCCCGTGAGCGGCGAATCCGTGTCAGTGAGGTGTGGTCTGGTTCCGAGCCGCAAATGATGCCTGGTCAAGAGAGAGGGAGCAAAAGAAAATCGTTAGGCTTTGGTGTTTTGTTGCTGATGGATTGATTAAAACGATCGTTAGAATGGTCACTGGCGGCTCCAGAGGGAGACACGAGAGGACACGTGTCCCCTTTATTCAACCAGAAAGTTTTCCAGTAGAGCGTGtgtattagactggttcaatttttgacttttagctccaccaggcttttctgattcctttgatggtccttagtaattgtgcaaattttggtaccgattggttgtgtctacggaccctccaaaaatttcaaagtttatatggaagtttgtatggaaaatcggttaacattgaaaaaaatcttaaaaaatcaccttatcaatcaattaatcagaacactatatatttctaaaggtaatcttctactgaacacattcgtggaacattaaaagtttatgaaaattcgctgagaaaagttattaactaaagaagcagcatgatttcaaaacaagtggattttattattaatcatagcaaccctgtttgaatcggtatttttgcattttttaaaagttCTAAGTAACCCGCGTGGACTGTCATTTGAGAGattaatttatatattttaatttttagattttctgcTATGAACAGTCAAAGTTGACCATAAaggtaaccccagtactagCTGGCATTCAAAAGGGGGATAACCCCATATTGTATCTTATAGAAGTTCGAGTGTTCTCTTTCGTTTTCcgaggatttaaaaaaatagtctaTCGATTCGCCATCTGTAAATTTTATGACGATGTAGCTCACGTATcggtgaactcgatataatactttgctatataaaaacacgtggaatcaattattatctttcgcTATTGAGATATGATGTCTTCTGAAAAGTTTGCTGTATGGCacctagcgctttatttgattgCACCATACTAGTttggaattcagtcgctagagCGGCACTGTTATCGACTTTTTAGAAAAGCTAGATTAAAATGTTGTGTCTTCAAGAAAGTTGTACGTCTTATCACtttaaatatatcttctgaaggTGCAAACTTTTTAGGTCCTGTGTGGTTCGAGATATAGCAATTTTAGTTAAAAATACAACTTACAAATTatgttttaaaaaatgtgtcatatttcaaaacttgtagcacctacaaagttagtatcttctGAAGATATACTTATAATTACCTGATATACAAATTTGTAGTAGACACCATTTTTCTAACTCATTCCATTAAAAAGATGATAAGAGCCGCCCTATCGATTGAATGTTGAGCTATgtaactatcaaataaagtgcTAAATGATTTGTAACAattttgccaaagacaccattaCTCTGaaacgaaagataaggaaaggacGTGGGAATTGTGGGTTGCCCCCTTTTTGGCGCAAGATACCCCAATTACGAATATGCACCGAGTGCGAGAACAATTCGCACAGGGCAAAAAGTGTCAAaactagtgatgatgagagtgagaaagagaaacgAACCTGTGTGTGCGCAcatcgtgtacgtacatggggttcggttgtgctgGCGAACATGTGCACTTGTTTAGGTATGAAATGTGGGTtcaatatgagcacagaaccagagcgaacattgtgtactcTGTTGAATTGGGAAGACTGcatgtaatgatcttatttttttagACAACATGAGTCAATGgactactaataaaataatgtatttctacgataaaaacaatgttaatttggaaatgcagAAGTTCTTCTCATATCCTGTAAAAATGAATGTGTGttggccccttttggacgcAAGCGATTCAATTGGTTGTACATAACAGTAGCGGCCAAAAAATTCGTCTTTTCGCAAAAaaggtctttcaccaatattttcATTACCTAAATAGTTATCCCGTCATTATTCCCATCCCTGCATTACCTATGCGAAAATTTCCCCGTTGGGTTTTGACGCGATATTGATACCCAAAACCACACACAAAAAAGGGTGAGAAGTGAAAACCTTTTTCCCCACATTACGGGCCGTCGTTCCCCGATGCGGGGCCTTTCTTTCAACCcctcaaacaaaaaccgaaAAAGTAAGGCAACAAAAATACCAGTTTGAAGAAAAAGTGAagattttcctaaaaaattctCACCAAAATGGAACGAAAACTTGTCGAATCTGTTAAATTGATACCTTACCAATCTGGGAAATACCACCAAGTGTCAATACAGACCAACCACCAAATTCAAGGTTTGCGTGTTTTCCCGAACTTTCAGGAACTCGTATTCTGGTGAAACCGAACGGGTGGAACAAGCATTTGGGACATGGTTCTTTGTTTCTCACTTACAAATGTGGGTGGGTTTGCGTCTGGAGTCTATAGGAGGACTCAGGGTCACCGATGGATCACGGCCGATCTACAGTCAGTCCCGCCAGCACTACAAAGAGAGCAGCAGTGATGGATGCGTCTGGTTCTGTATCAGCTTCGACGGGTATTCATTACCGGTGAGCTCGTTCTGGTATTatttataatattatatattgTTATTCCATTCTACTGAATTGGAATGGGATTCCTCTTGATACCTACGCTAGTACTAATTACTTGATTTCGACAGTTTTGTTCTTTAGTTATTTCTGAGAGCGAgcaaaggcgctataacctaggcttattagccatgAAAGGACTAAATACCtatgtcccatcccaggaacttaGGACCAAAGCAATGACATTAACCCTTTTAGCCAAGTCACTACCACCGATTCATCAAACCCCTATCGAATTCAAACGGTAGGTatggttgtccacgtttcttccttattcaaggttcaaaataattcgttgattaaattcttctttaaatgaataatttgatggccgtataatttttaatcatctttattttgtacagTGAACAGTTgacctggccgctttaatgattgtgtcacataGCAAATGTGCcataaacattaatattgacaagaaaaattgtaggcgaacgtctgcaattttccaggatcgccacatgtattggctgtgtatgtgtagactagactggactagTAGACAAAGGATCCGAGGTATCGGTTGAAATTTGGAGCAGACCTGTACCGTTTTATGAGATGCTCCAAAGTCTTAAGGGTTGCCTGCTTTGGGAGGTAAGAAGTGATTTTTTCGTGAAACAGAAGAGACAACTGAAACAATGCTATCGACACCACTTGGTTCGTCACTGACAGCGCGTTTGTGTCTGTTGTTAGTCATTTTATCTTAATTTCATTTACACTGCGtttaacattaactctgaaacTTTTGTTGTTTTGATGCTCAATCACAGTGAACGACGTGTCTCAACAGGGGTTTGTAGTGGAGCAGAAACTTAGAACAGTATCGAGAATAAGTTATTCAACTGTATCAAAAATTCGCGAATTTTCGTATATTCTATCGAACACTTATCAATTTCCGAACAAGGGTATCTTCACCTTTTTTGGATGATTTagccaaacattttttgaacttCTTTTCTCAGAagcgattttttcacataagCTTGCGGTGAACCCTCTGCCAgacgaaccgctcaactgaaatcaaaatAGTTAGAAAAttgttgaagaaaaatgtattgttgtGTACTTAAACGGTGCGGTTtcccaaaacaaatatttttctgcaataaaaaactgttgacaataaaatcgatgttttaggtgatcaaaatttgaaacaaaaatttattgcaaaaaaaacgaaaatttttggATGGAGctgttcaagtacacgagaatgtgaaaaagaacaaattaaaagatgaacagcagcaatcatcattaagattgatgctaatcgtcgacaggttttcagtggtgatcttgcgtggcttaatttttgccggttgtcacggtaaagatagatacgtctacctttatcaaggacacatgttagtgaactcgggtgaatcgtagttattctgcctaagctcgaccctcattaacagaaggcaaaaattaagcccgtacgatattaagcctgttctaatgaccctgtcacttctagttttccgatctgtttacttcacatccttgctctcacttgagtactatggctctaagttttataactttccctacccagtaatctctagctaattgaatgtcgttaaaacgtaaaaaagaacaaattaaaaaaatgaaaatcggttgagtagtttttgagatatcacgttcacaaTAACGGTCCGTTTTCAAGAAACTCCATTCCGAGATAATCGCGTTCAAAAATGTGTTTACTTCATTCGTGGATGGAATTTCCGCACAGATTATTTCGAAAGTATGTACTATCAgaatatgcaataattttttttccaatttttcgaGACACAACTTtacatataaccccttaatgctAGGGTGCAGTACGCAGATTAAAGTGAAACTGATCTCAAACCGGTCCAAAAGCTCGTATTACGCTCGAACTGCCCGGATGCGTTAACGATGAGCTAGATCGGCTGAAGCGTTGAACAAACTAGGGCtctccgtcagaatcactcactacaattgcagacgaggcgggaaatgtcacccactaaaacactgcttaagaccaatggcagcaggccgtgattctgaatgtgatattcattgtacagtTCAGATATATGCGGGAGTAGAGACTTCGCGattgcgtgtatcatcgcgaaagatCTAAGCGTTTCTACGTTAGCGTGTTCGATCACGTGTACGTTTGTATGtctcgtgtgctaacgtgtatgtattctattttataaccgagtgtcctttcgcatattcgcgtgtgtttttggatgatcgcgcgcggaccgtgaatgtgatacataatttttagtgtacggttcggatgctagaagaaaataagttcttccatatcagtagagttcccggtcatgtcgccatggaacgtgttgtccagtgcatatgagagctttcttttttaattaatcCAATTGAATTCATGGACCTACACTGCTAGTACCGAGGATAGAggcttccggaagtgaccgattcatgatcgcgcgagcgcttgacacttgagaccgcgtttgaaaatttataaatgctgGGACGTTCATCTTATCACTGGGATGTTATGTTTACGAGACCGCgggttagggcattgcaaaacaattttttttgaattctcaaaggcccttctctcatattgtgacaaatgtcaaagtaaactcagatgccaaatttcacatcatttggacaattctagactccctcccacttcgcttgaaattggtactatgggaaaatgtggaggaaaaatatattaaatgctataacttttgaagtagcaatcagaaaattacaatttatacctctttttaaagaaaataaccttagtattggaatggaTATTCCTGTTCCTAGAAAAATCCGGGAAAGTggagtactgggtcattttggccccaaaattccctatttaaaaaaaattctgctccgttgtgcaaaccatacatattttgcagtttttctaatgtgaaaaaagctcaggaatcgaacggaaccttttggACCTTTATcggaatacgagaagttggggttatagggccttttgccatttatattaaattttgccattttctcgtgcatatatctctattattcttcattcaattttaataaattttaccttgttgaacgtggaaaattcttaaaaatacaacaaaaaaagaTCCGTCtgcgttaaaattcaaaaacatcaaattttgtgACAATTACTCTAGAAACCacgttttttttcattaaatatcctaatacctcaacttcacctatttttccaagtatggaacttttctcatgtgattcctaagcGCATTTTTCACTATAAGTAGTAAATAtggcagataatttgatgtttctgaatgttaccggtaacgaatctatttttattttgttccttaggattttccacgttcaacaaggtacaatttatgaaaatttaatgaagaaaatagagatatatgtacgagaaaatttaatatgaatgacgaaaagccctataacccgaacttctcgtatttggacaAAGGTTTCGtttgatttctgagatttttttatattagaaaaactgcaaaatatgtatggtttgcaccacggagcagaaaaattaaaaaatatgggattttggggtcaaaatgactcagtatcccactttcccgtatttatatagaaacaggaatatctccattccaatgctatttcctttaaaaagaggtataaattgtaattttctgattgctacttcaaaagttatagcagttaatatatttttctccatattttcccatagcaccaatttcaaaaatttcaaaggaagtgggcgggagtctagaactgtccaaatgatgtgaaatttgccatctgagcttactttgacatttgtcacaattgGCCTTtgagaatcaaaaaaaaaatttgcaatgccctaccgcgagtgtaggttgcgtggatgaccGCGAAACGCTCAAGCAtctgtatgttaacgtgtttgtcgcgtgcaCGCTAAACAAATATAGATTATTTTTAGTATGCATGGATAATGTTAAGACACAGTAAATTGATCTATAAAGTGGGGAATATATTCGTAGCCTAATAAGAAACATCCATGTCAGCTGTCCGCCGAAACACTCGATCTAATGATTATTAATCATGAGACTCAGAGATCAAAGAACCAGCACTCGCTCggatctcccactcttatcCATCGCCCAAGAGTACGCGCCCTTAGACTCATCAGCGAAGCCTAGCGGCATGCTTTGCTGTGCCAATAATCATTCGAAATAGTGatccgaaaaaaaatcaacattgtTGCCGGTTTGATATCCAATGCCGGTGAGTATTGAatgcggattttttttctctcaaaaACACCGAGCATTCGATAGACTACTTCCTCCGACGCCTGTGTATCAAAGCTGTACATAGCAACTGGGAGTATCAGCAAAAATATATTCgcatatattaaaaaaaaaatttattgtttgttggtaagataagaaaaaaaacttgaaaacttgccGGAAAGTAGGTGCTAATGAAGCGTGTAAGCAAGTAGCTCGCCGATCTTTGAGAACGAGGAGAATCTTGCGAGTTGTAACACGGAAAACAAAATTAGAAATAGATTCGTTTTGGGGCACGTGTTAATATGATCCAATATCACTAAAAAAATTTACAagcttttctttcttttttttttttgattttataaccTGTGATGGACTAATTTCAAGCATGGCAAAAACACAAGTAGGGCTCCGGTCAAATAACGTggccattagagtgggacatggttatatgataaaaaaaattgttccgaaTAACTATTTGGGTccaatttagctcccagaacgaCTCAGCAATTTTTTAGCTCGattggtgaaactatatttttgcgcccgc carries:
- the LOC131688509 gene encoding uncharacterized protein LOC131688509 yields the protein MNSVFSAFKSSGKHDGKQKSSSSKKMAQDQPNSYEKLRHIREISCNKMNTLVALDQVEVNGSLSPSCATTPVQSPSSEKSLDLEDLGIDQVDRAIPTVEIGTDQHQLPSVASTAITAKADPTSDSLGDSVVVNKPPSGAAAVAAAASTTATTTTTINGGSGGGGGAVFAVPAAPAASTIPTNNGSNSNNNNNNSTTNSSSNQWNVVSSSSRFHKPRLSLSNSCGLSGSSSSNAMPSVHGRIGGNGGAAGGSTNGPGGMPQKTRLSTHQRNHSLDFRSMGILLPPVSQVTNTRINMTQHHRNRSLDSALQRIPEVEVSSPSAESENTLCTSSILGATMCSKIIQSSSTNPNNTPAITRGISCSAGASVSSENGIRSSSSSSSSGTVLNGSEAGSALVAGLRTGKVENETLGGKESDSKKREDLTSLGSDDSGIICGSEPDHTSLTRIRRSRESLDSGEIDPSEEECIEILETTSMDEEYRMLQADLCFYPLTLSGSAGASNSGSMKEKDNRSAKSVEVGSGSGSTSSTDGIVSDKIRYREQNMNKAAIMMEKICVPIEYEDDLTDGGDEATGEDEIDAITPVVGEDKTILDDGDLTTPLAETKDVSATTSTNSVVPSTSSQKSDQKNEIIFRNFFGATKNAIFRTAQSIIDNHEKKSAKNKEKEEEKVKSPTEISKKREFNVLRSRTKTKETNNAGCSSTGSNANNSSSSSGGSSNTNNLLSPDVQPSPKIGFKSLSKSSSTSSLKAPGIAVATCPNPKKIIEPHITDERGQSGLLRFFESPVFNIHFAVHYLFYSTEPGVLSFIGNKIFSFPDVEVDLYIPQLIIMYMQIEELSEVLDPYLVYRCRQSVDFSLRCIWLLEAYNFNMGKGNNSTRKHLTLLRELYPRRERKQNLRPPMDSVMDASKKTHHRSQSDATGLMGSLTLNPIVFPAPSRPLSLGDLSSGRAFDNGCLCFESVRGAVNDLLGQQTVCYCGAPKLVPQKEFMKSLIDIGRMLTVLQTKIEKTARLRILLNLINKNLPARVWLPLHSETPHHVVRITEEKTAVLNSKDKTPYIIYVEVVEVNDIYTSPVIPKLMPTLRHTKSEERLDSGNKPNGTADPNQRDSKISDCSSGELSTPSLTWGMLGGMCDYSLTDDDVWSAEDDEITAQYLNLHKTLSERDAISQISMDSYDSRDHGAPVLFNVDEERNRQCANLNSENTKPFSFDPDDPSAAILKEPWHEKEKQIRESSPYGHLPNWRLLSAIVKCGDDLRQELMATQLLEMFKLIWEEETVDLWVRPYKIVCLSNDSGLIEPILNTVSLHQIKKNSNKSLSDYFVDEYGDMDSVQFRAAQRNFMQSCAAYCLISYLLQVKDRHNGNILLHADGHLIHIDFGFILSISPKNLGFEQSPFKLTPEFVDVMGGPSSELWFEFKHLLLEGLKAARKHMDRIINIVEIMRSTSQLPCFKNGCSGTVKNLRHRFHMNLTEQELERKVEQLVQDSLNSFSTKLYDSYQYFTNGIL